CACCGAAGTTGACGAGTTCAGCTGCCGGTGTAACCGTTGGCCAAATCCTTCATGCGAGTATTCCCCTCGTTATAACCACAGGTGTCCTTGCCACAGTCATCGGCTATTGGAGATTGCGGCGTGATATGAAGCGCGGAGCCGTAGAAGTTCCGAAGAAGCTGGAATTCAAACAGGAAAAAGAGGTTTCCACTGCTGCAAGGATTTCGGCAGTGCTTGTTCCGGTTGTGCTTTTGGCCACCATTGTCACGACCATAGCGATGGGGCTGAAAGGTGGGGACGCCACGGCATTTATAGGTGGTGTGAGTTTCCTCCTGTTTATCGTGATCGCGTTTTTGGAGCATAAACAACACGCTCATAAGGCGGCCATGAGGTACGTACAAGACGGGTTTACGTTTTCCATGAAAATCTTTGCCCCTGTCATTCCGATTGCTGGATTTTTCTTCATGGGCTCTCCTGACGTTGCTCCGCAAATTCTAGGTAAAGGCGCTCCAGGCTATCTATTCGATCTCGGCAGAGCACTCGCCGCACACGTTCCGCTTTCAATGGTGACGGTCGCCATCATTGTCGTGTTGGTCGGCATCATTGCTGGGCTGGATGGGTCCGGCTTTTCTGGCTTGGTGCTTGTGGGCACGCTGGCGCAGGCACTTGGCACGCCCATTGGTGCGAACATTGCTGTTCTCGCGGCCTTGGGCCAAATGGGCTCCGTTTGGAGCGGCGGCGGAACGCTCGTTCCGTGGGGGGTACTCGATGTGGCCGGTGTCACAGGGGTTGATCCGGAGCACCTGACAAGACGGAACTTCATACCCGTCGTTGTCGGTTTAGCGGGAGCAACCGTGGTTGCGATTCTCATGATGTAGATTTGAGGATCACTATATCTCCTATGTTCAGAGATTTTTTATTTCGGGAACAGCCATCGCGCTGTTCCTTTTTTATTGGTTTTTCGGCCACATGTGCCCACGCATATGAGTGAGATCCCGAGGAGATTTTACTGGTGCATCATACTACATCGAGTGTCGCTTGTGTTTAAAAATGGGAAGGGGCATGCAGGTATGAACTCGTTAATGATTCATGAAACGACCGAACTGAATGAACTTCTCATGAGTTGTACGAACAGTATTAACTCAATGGGATTGTTTCTCAGTCAAGTCCAGTGCCAAGAATTGAAGTCCATCATTGAAAAGCACATGAAGGGGCACATTCAAGATTACAACATGAAAGTAGAGTGGGCTACGAAGGGCACCTCTCATGACACGCTAGACGTGCCCACAATGCCACCAGCCGTGAGAATGACCGGAGTGGCAGATATGCAGAAGACCACTCCGAATCCGAACACGACAAAGTTGGACGATAGGGCGATAGCGACATCGTATTTATTGACACTAAAACGAGCCGGTAGGGAATACGCGTGGGCCACATTTGAATGTGCAAACCCTGAACTCAGGAAGTTCCTGGAGGATGCCTTTACGATGTGTTCGCGCCACGCTTATGAAGTGAGCGGGTATATGATCAGAAAAGGCTACTATCCTATACAGGAAGCTCCAAACACGTACGTACAGGAACTATCGGGAACGTATGAGTCCGTTCAAAACAGCGGTTTTGTCCACTGAGAAGGGGTGTACCGCATGGTCGACCTGAACAAGGTTCGCGATGAACTCAAGACAGTCATCGACCCCGAAATTGGGGTGAACATAGTTGACCTGGGACTCATTTACGACATTTCGGAACCGAAACCGGGGCAGGTTAACATTAAAATGACGTTAACTACACCTGAGTGCCCACTACACGAAGGTTTTCTGGACGCAGTGGAAGGGGCAGCTGTACATGTTACAGGAGTGGAATACGTCAAAGTGGACGTTGTCTTTGATCCGCCATGGAATCCAGACATGATGAACCAGGAAACCCGTCACGCGTTAGGAATTTGACGAAATGAGGGGGCGACGACATGTCGGTTGATGTAAAGTGTAGCGTTTCGAACTGTTACTTTTGGAAAGATGACAATAACTGCGGTGCGCCGGCCATTATGGTGACGGTGGACCAACAGGCGAACGCGAGGTTCAATGAGGAAATAGCGGATGAAATTATGGTCGATTTAGAGAGCCAGGAGTCGGCCAGTAGCTCCCTGCATACGTGCTGTCACACATTCCGTAAACGATCTTAACCAAGTATAAAAGCACAACGGTTGTACATTGTAACGGTGTACCATCCCCCGGACTTCATGATGGTACAGGCCTCGCTTCACGGCGAGGTCTTTCTTTTTGTCTGTCCGGCAAGGAAACTTGCTCATGATTAGAGAATTGTTTTCCGTAGAATGTCGAAAATGAATGGACAGACACAGGAATTGAATGGCAGTTGTGAAGGAGGGGTAAGCGCTGCCACTCTGGGAGAACCGATTAACGAATAAAAAAGTCGCAGCACTGATGCGCTCATTTCGACAGGTCCATCGCGCCATGTTTCACCTAATGCGGGTTGAAGCGGATACACTAGGCTTGACGCCCGTTCAAATAATGGTGATTCACGCCATCAAGGAAGAGCCAAATATTAGTTTGAATGAGCTGGCGGATCGATTGCAAATGGGATGTAGTACTGTAAGCGGTGTGGTCAAACGGTTGGTTGAAGCAAAAATTCTTGAACGCGAGCGGGTTGAGGAAGATCAACGAACAATTGCCATGCGTTTAACCGACAAGGGACAGGATCTGGAGGAGCAAGCGTACGGAGACGATTCTTTGATCTCGCAGGCCGTCTTAAGATTCCTCGAGTTGCCAGATGACGATTTGGACCGATTACTCCAAATACACCAGCGACTTATCGATATATTGCGTGGAGAAACGGATCGAAAGTCGTGAACACGCCCCGAATGTCGCATAACATTTTATCCCCTTCCATCCCGTCGTTCGAAGATTTGATTCGTCGCGATAATGGAATACTAAAGCGGGATCGACTTAACGGGAAGGGGAATTGCGTGTGAATGTATCCGATGAAACGTTGGCAGATCTGATGAGCAATGCACGTGTTATCGCTTCCGTCGGCGTGGTTTCAAATCCTTTGACAACAGGGTATCGCGTGGCTGAATACCAGCAGTCACAAGGTTACAAGGTGATCGGGGTGAACCATGACAAAGACATGATTCTCGGTCATCCAACTGTTCATTCGGTTACTGATATCGGTGAGCCTGTGGATATTGTGAATGTTCTCGCACACCCAAGCGAAATTGCTCAAGTCGCAGACGCGGCCATTCAGTCGGGGGCTAAAGCTCTGTGGCTAGAACCTGGAATAGAGAATAAGGAAGCGGAAGAACGAGCCATGCAGGCTGGATTAACAGTCGTATCAAACCGATCGTTCGAACGAGAACACCGGCGACTGCTGGCGGATAAAGATTTCTAAACGGACAATACCGCTCGGGTAAGGCGAAGTTACAAGCGCTTCCTCGCCCGAGCGGAACTGCTTTAGCCTCACATGCACTCCCAACGTTCGAGGAGATTCCCTCCGTCATTTACCCCGGAGCATTGTGTGCTATTACTTTCATATGGTTCCGTTAATTTGTTAACATGCCACGAGTAAACGCGGATGACTCAGTTCTTACCTTATATTTGGTTTTGATCTTTTCGCGTTTTATGTTACAAGAGGGGATAGCTTATTTCTCCAGGAGGACAGAAACGAATGACTCGCTGGACAACCATTCCGGTTCACCTTGCGAAAGACCTGCGTCCATGGCAGGTTGTTTACATGATATGCTTTGCAGTCTTTGGAACGTTTGCGAATTTATACGTCGGTCCACCAACACTGGAGCAGGTATTTAGTTTGGTGTACCTCCTTATCAGTGCGGCGTCTTTATTTATCGTATTACCGAATTTCCGAAGAGTCCTATTTCGCAAGTACGATCCGCTTCGAACTCACCGATTTTCGGGTGCGCCCGTAGCCCTTACTGGTACGCGCATATACTTGTACATTCTTATTCCCATGTGCTTCGTTGCCGTCCTGCAGACGTTTAGTGCGATCAGTAGTTCGTTTTTGCAGTTTGACCAAACGAATGTCTCTTCGCAGCCTCAGGTACAGGACTATATCACCCCTGTCCTTGCGGGAATGGAAGAGGTTTGGCGTTGGTGCATGATCGGGACGGTCATTGTCATTGGACGAATGATATGCCGTCGGTGGTGGTCTATTCCGTCAGTGCGGGGAACAATTTTTACCATTGCCGTGATTGCGAGTTCCCTCGGCTTTGGTTCGGGGCACATTATGGAATTTACGTCGCATCGTTTTCGAGCACTTCTTTTGTTTAGCGGCCTCGGTGCAATCTTGGCACTCATGACGGTTATTACGGGCCGTATTCTGCTCGTTATGTGCGTACATATTGCCTATGACTTGTGGGTGACAGTGCTGAGTACGGTTGGCGGCAATGACGTGGTGCTCGGCATCATTCTTTATATCGCGCTCTTGTTGGCTCCTCTCGCAACAATTATTTGGAGAAAGCGATTGTTTCGGTGGGTAGCGGATCGAGAAGATGTCGTGAGATTAGAGCCGTACAATGAAAGCTGGCCTGGGATGTACGCGGAGGAAGCGGAACAGTTGCAAACTGTCTTTCGACGTCGCAAGCCATTCCAAATGAACCACATTGGCAGCACTGCGGTGCCTGGAATGGTTGCGAATGCTTGCATCGATATCCAAGTCGGCTTACAGCGGCCGAAGCTGCGTGGCCGCGAACGGCGCCATCTTGAGCGTATTGGCTATGAGGTTATCGGTACAAGAGGGGTATTCGGGCGTCTTCTCTTACGTAAGGGATCAACACCGCCAATACACCTTCACATTGTCGAGGCATATGGCCCCTTGGCCCACTCCAACATACGCATTCGGGATTATTTACGTGTTCATCCAGACGATGCAATGTCGTTTGGTGACGCGAAGGTGCAGATCGTTCAGGATGGTGTAACGGATTTGCCTAGTTATACAAATAAAAAGAAGCCGCTATTTAAGTGGCTAATCCATGCTACATATTCAGACACAACGTTATAGTGGGGGGAAAGGGAGAGTAGGGTGTTCGTCGTCTAACGTGCACCCTACTCTGTGCTTATTCCCTAGTATTGCCCAACATGCGCGAGGATATACTTGGTTTGTTGAAAATTGTTCGAGAGGAAGTTACAGCCTGATTCTTTGATTTAGCGTCCTCGTTGTGGATATACTTTGAGCTGTCAGATTGCAAGGAGGAGTTGTCGGTGTCGACAAAGTTACAGGGAAAGAACGCCCTAATCACTGGTGCAGGAAAAGGTATTGGTAGAGCAATAGCGGAACAGTTGGCGTCTGAGGGTGTCAATTTGGGCCTCATCTCCAGGACGTCAGCAGACTTGGAAAGCCTGGCCGGATCCATCCGCGAAAAGTACAACGTGAAGGCTAGCGTCGCGATCGCGGACGTTGGAGACCGGAAACAAGTTGAAACAGCTGTCAATCAGATATCTCACGAGCTTGGGAACATTGATATTCTCATTAACAACGCAGGAACGGCGAAATTTGGAACAGTCATCGACATGGATGTTGAAGAGTGGGAACAGATGATTCGAGTGAACCTGCTTGGTACATATTACGTGACTCGAGCGGTCCTGCCGGGTATGATGGACCAAAATTATGGTGACATCATAAACGTGAGTTCCACAGCTGGTGAACGAGGAGCCGCCACAACGTCGGCCTATTCGGCTTCCAAGTTCGGTGTTATGGGTTTCTCGGAATCACTGATGCAAGAAGTGCGTAAAAACAACATTCGTGTTGTGGCGCTGGCGCCGAGCACGGTGAATACAGATCTCGCGAAGGCTGCCGGACTAAAGATTGGCGATGAAGATCGACAAATGCAGCCTAGTGATATCGCTGAGCTGGTGCTATCCATCTTGTCGTTGCCTCAGCGGGTCGTCGTCAAAAATGCCAGTATCATTATGACGAATCCTCAATAGCCGTTCGTAAGAAAAGGGGGGCCGTCCCACACTAGAAATGTGTTGGACGGCCCATTTTTTGTTCCTCATCTATCTATGTACTGAATCATACATCCTCTCGACTGAGTTTTTGCAGTGATAATGCTGCAAATTCCGATAGAATAAATTCGGAAAGAGCGGGGACAATAGGCATAAGAAACCGTACTGGGACTGACCATTGGAGGAGGAATGAAGATGGATGTGAATCGGATAGGTGACGAGCAAGAAGGCACGGAAAGTCCACAGGACGCGATGGATGAATCGTCAGGTCTGGATATCACACAGGAACAGATCCGAGATGTTTATTTCGCCGGCACGAGCGATGGAATCATGTTCCTCGAAGATGGTCAGACAGTGAAACTCGATGAAACGGAACCGGACAACCGCTGAAGATAACGGTTGTGAAGATTGACCGTTCTAGCTGGAGTGATAACGAAGGCGCCCGACAAATCGGGCGCCTTTAGCTCATATCACTCAGTGAACATCGCAATTGGATTGCTCAATTGTTGAGCGGATGATCGAACTGCTCGTTTGATCATCGTCGTAAGTAATGGTTGTGATTTGGTCAAACAGGTCAACGTCGAAGTTTTCCACACCTTGAACACTGTGCAATGCGTTTGAAACAGAGTTCGCACAGTTGGCACAGGTGACACCCTCCAGGGTGATGGTCGAGATCGTCATAGTCGTCATCCTTCCATACTCAAGTGCTCCGCAATTGTCGTCGTTAGCGTTCCTCAAATGCGAACGAAACTTACGGCGCGTTTGACTTCTGGCAGTAAACTCGTGATTACCATATTTTTGATCATCGCGCCCGCCACAAATTATTCACCCCTCTCTACTTGAATTTCCTCAATTCGGTAGTATGATGTATTTTGTTGTGATATTTCGTATACGAAGTTTTCATGTTACGAAATATTTCGATGTGAAGAATTACTTGAGAAGGAGAATGAACACTGAAAGGATCGGACGAAGTATCCTCAAGCGCGAGAGTAACAGAATTAGTCCGTTCATTTCGTGAAGTAAATCGGTCCATGGCAAACTTGATGCGCATTCAGGCAGACAAGTTGGATCTGACCCCAGTCCAGATCATGATCCTACGTATTTTGGAAGAAAAGCCAAACTTGTCACTAAGTGAGCTTTCCGAACGCGTTCAATTGGGCTGCAGTACAGTGAGTGTTGTTGTGAAACGCCTTGTTGAAGATGGCGTACTTGAACGTGAACGTTTGGAACAGGACCAACGGACGGTTGCCATTCGTTTGACAGACAAGGGTCGGGAGTTAAACAAGCAGGCGTTTGGTGAGGACTCCTTGCTAACGTTAGCCCTTCAGCGATTTGTTCGTCTGCCCGAGAAACATATAGATACACTCTTGGCATTACACAGAGAACTAAATGCAATTCTCAGTACGGAGGGAGAGTTACCAGAATGAATAATGTGGAATCATCCACCAACTCATCTGTTCGAGTTGGACCTATTTTCGGGGTTATGATTGCTGGGGCATTCGTTGCCTTTTTAAACCAAACTTTGATTAACGTTGCATTACCGCAGATTATGGAACGACTCCAAATATCAGCAACGACGGCGGACTGGCTTACAACCATCTTTATGTTGGTCAACGGGATCGTCATTCCCATTACCGCATTCCTGATAGAGCGATTTACAACCAGACAATTGTATACCGCGTCGATGGGATTGTTTACCTTGGGAACGCTGGTCTGTGGGATAGCTCCGAATTTTGGAGTCATCCTCGTCGGGCGGGTCGTGCAGGCTGCAGGTGCGGGTATTCTCTTTCCCTTGGTTACCAACGTCATTTTTACACTGTTTCCAGCGGAACGTCGCGGGATGGCAATGGGGATTTTTGGCGTTGCTATCAACTTCGCTCCCGCTATTGGACCGACATTGTCGGGCTGGGTTGTTCAGAGTCACTCATGGCGTGTCTTGTTTTTCATCATTTTCCCAATCGCACTGATTGATGTCATTGTCGCTTTATTCCTCGTCAAGAATGTTTCAGAAACAAGTCGTCCAAAGCTGGATACTTTGGGTGTTATCCTTTCAACCGTCGGGTTTGGCGGACTATTGTACGGTTTTGCTATGGCTGGCACAAAAGGGTGGGGCAGTACAGATGTCCTAACATTTTTCATTGCCGGTGGCGTAGCCATCGCCCTTTTCCTGTGGAGACAGATGGTTGTGGGACACCCCATTCTCGAGTTTCGTATTTTCCGGTACAAAATGTTTTCACTAACGACGGTAATCAATGTTGTCGTTACGATGGCCATGTTTGCTGGCATGATTTTGATGCCCATTTATATGCAAACCGTTCGTGGTTTTTCGCCTATCTTGTCTGGGTTGATGCTGTTACCGGGTGGAATTATCATGGGTATCATGTCGCCAATCACCGGACGATTGTTCGATAAAATCGGTGCAAGATGGCTGTCCGTTGTGGGCCTGGCCATCACAGTGCTGACCACCTATGCCCTGGCGCGACTGCAGGTCAACACAAGCTTTACGTATGTAACGGTTGTTTATACTGCACGGATGTTCGGAATGTCTATTTTGATGATGCCGATATTTACAGCCGGGCTGAATGAATTGCCGCTGACCTTAAATCGATATGGTACGGCGATGGTGAATACCCTGCGGATGATGGCAGGCGCAATGGGTATGGCATTCTTTGTATCGATCATGACGAACAGAGCAAAAACACACACCCAGGACTTGATGCTGAAGGAACACGTTGCTTCAACGGACAAAGTCCACATGATGATTGCAGCGAACCACGGTATGGTAATGGCCATCAACGATGCGTTCTTTGTTGCAACAACTTTAAGCTTGTTCGCATTCGCTCTGTCTTTCTTCATTCGCAAGACTTCTCCCATGGAGGACACGATTTCAAATCGGCCGCGTAAGGCACGGGTTTCCCGTTCTGCCCATCATAGTCTTGCGATCGAGAAATGAACTTAACGTACATCAAATCGGCCATTGAGGTACGCTTTGTCCCTCCATTTTTGCAGAAAAAAACCAGTCACTTAGACTGGTCGGCATGTCTTTGTTGCTGTGTTGAGTTTCTCAGGATAAATTTTTCAGTGGCTTCCGTTTGCACATGGAATCGCTTGTCTTTTTGCACGTTATCCGGACCACTCAAGGCAATAGTCATGTCGTTTAGCGGTTTGGTGTGCTTATTCGATGTCATTGTGTACCACGCTCCTCACCGTTTAGGATGATGCCGATACTTAGACATTATGAAGGGACTTTTTTCATCCAGGAGCGGTTCAAAGCTGAAGCGGGCTGCCCATGATGGACAGCCCACTTCTTTTGCTTACTTTCCGGAAAGTGATTGTTCCGCGAATGCTACTAAACGCTTGGTGATCTCACCGCCAACTGAGCCATTCTGGCGAGCTGTGGTCTCTGCACCCAATTGGACACCAAACTCGGATGCAATTTCGTATTTCATTTGCTCTAGCGCACGTGCCGCGTTTGAGACCAGCTTTTGATTGTTATTCGTCATACAAAGTTCCTCCTTAAAATTGGATTCACAGATATATTGTCAATGACCAACGCGTTTTATTCGTGCTTTGTAGACAACATTCGACAGATTCGTTGAGGTTCGACAAGCTGTTCAACGTTTGCGATTCTGACACGTCTCAGTGTGTCGGTGGCGGGTTATAATCAAAATGTGGACAATCGATGCGACTCACATTTGAAATGGCACAAAAGATTGTTTTAGGGGGATACCCGTGAAAATAAAAATGGCATTGGTTAGCCTGGTCATGGCACTGGTGATCACTGGGTGTGGTACACAACCGTCGATATCGAGCAATTCAAGTGATCAGATTAATGCAACTTCTGCGACCGCTCAGACGAACACCACAGCAAGTACACAAGTGTATTCTGTTGCAGAGGACATTTATAACAAGGTGAAAACAGCCGTGGGAAAAAACAGCGAAGCGACTTTTGATTCAGAGTTGTCGAAGATTACCAACGTGGGGCAAAGCAGTTCGCCGACCAGTCCAAATGGTGTATTGTACGAGGATGCAGCAACGGTAGTTGCGCTCGACGATGGGATGAACGCTGAAGGGTCACCAGCCCATGCATACGATGACCTGCTTAAGGCAATGGACAAGATGAAGAACGACTTGGCGAAATATAAGCCATCCGGCGACTAACGTTTCATCAAGAACGGAAGCTGATTTAGCGACATTTGAAAGATTGTTTTATGTGGTATGACCTGGGCCTAGACTGAGTCCCAAGTCCATACCTCTTCCTCGGGTAGTTGACTAGATCTTAAACTCACCGGGTTTTCTATGATATTCTGGCAGCACGACGTTAACCGTGGCTCCGCCCAATTTGTTGTTGGATAACTTAAGGACCCCGTTATGGGCCTCGACGATCTTTCGGCACACCAGAAGTCCTAGTCCTGTTCCTTTTTCTTTTGTCGTGAAGAAAGGTTCACCGATACGTCCAAGGATGTGCTCAGGAATTCCGTTCCCATTGTCCTTTATCGAGATGGAGATACGTCCCTCTGATTCATAACTCAATCCGATCTCGATATAACTATCCTTTGGACTCGCCTCAATCGCATTTTTTAGGACGTTTAACAGGACTTGTTTGAGTTGGTGTTCAGAACCTAAAACAATCATCTCGTTCGACAACTTAGAGACAAACATGGATACATTCATGAGCGCGGCCTCAGCATTTAGCATATTCACGACGGCATCAAGCAACTTAGCAATGTTGCACAATTGCATGTTGGTCGCGTGGGGCTTGCCGATCTCCAAAAACTCTGTCACGATATTCTCAACCTGCTGTACGGATGAATGAATGAGTTCCACATATGATGTCTGTTGTGATGATAAGTTCGATTCCAGCAAAAGCTGTGCAAACCCCTTCGCGATGGTAACGGGATTGCGAATATCGTGAGCGATTCCAGCCGCCAGTTGTCCGAGCGTAGACAGTCTTTCGGTTGTGCTATAAACATCGTTGAGACGTTTCACCGCACTGATGTCCTGAACGATAACGCAGAACCCTTCCTTTAATTCCAGATTTGATAGAGTGAGAATCGAAACCAGACAGTCTAATAGATTTCCGTGTTTGTCCGGTAGTTTTAGTTCCAAAGCGGGACCGTTCGTTTCAACGTGCCTTGATTTGATGTTGGCGAGATATTCATATAAAGGGTTGTTGGAGTTAAATGGACCGAACAGTTCGAGACACGCTGGATTCACGTCGTCTACGAGCCCCTCTCCATTAAACAGGAGTACCGCATTGGGATTATTTTTAAATAATGCCTGTAATATTGAATGAATGTGTGTGTTTTTATAATGAGCGACTTCAATGTCAATGGCGTTTCCAATCATGTCGGCCACGAATGATAACAATTCCAAATGAGCGTCGCTTAGGGACAGAGGATTTTTGTCAAGGACACAGAGGGTACCGAAGACATCATGGCCTTCCGGAAGAATCGGTGCCACTACAGCATTGCCTTCCGCCAATGAGATGGCGAAGGGAACGACTGCAGTGCCAGGATGCTCACGCGGCTCATTTATATGTAAAGAAGATAGGTCTTTCCGACAGTCCAAGTTGTAATGTGAATTTGTTAATGGGAGGTTTGCATTTTCACGAACTAAAATGGAATTTCGATTATAAGCCTGTATAACTTGATTCTTCACTCCATCTGATACCGCAATGAAAAATGTATTTACATCAATGGTATCCACGAGCAATTTCAACGCCTTGTTTGTTGCGTTTTTCACACGTCTACTTTGAACGATCCGTTGTAGAATATCTAGAGCCTGACCGTCTAACATGAAATTGGCACCCTCTTAACCTACGTTGTACGCTCATTTGCTGTGATGAGATCAAAGTGTTGATGCCCGAATATGATTGCGTTTTCATACAGTGAACAAATAATGAATCATCGATTTTATGTAGAAATAATTGAGGTTTGTATATGCACTATAGCATGTTTTCAATATTGAGTATGAAATACACAATTTATTCTTTGAGGTACCGGATATAGTACAGGAGATTAAGAATTTCCCGATTTTCCATTGATACAGGCAAAGGATGAGATTGTTCACATGATTCCATGGGGGCAATGTCGAACTTGAATTTTCCATCTGCATGACGAGGCGAGGGAACAGCTTGTCCTTTTTCCAACGATCCGTTGTTCGACGAACACACTTTCAGGACCCCTTCTACACCATGTGTGAAGCAGTTCGCACTCTACTCAAAACATTTAGTGACGGAATCGTTCCCATGTGCCCGCATCTACAATCGTTCTTCAATAGCCCATTGCCACAGACAATTATACTATAGCAATACGGACTCGGAAAATGAAGGAAAAAATCAATTTTTAAGAACTTAAATACTCCTAGCTCGGAAAATAATTGTCATAACATTGTGTAGACGCATTTCAGTAGGTAGAATCTAGATATTGAGGTTATTGGGGATATGGGAGAGGTGTCAAACGTGCGCGGGGAACTGTTTGTATTAATGAGGGATTTAGTTCAAGCTGAATATCCGGATTTCATTCAATCGGTCATTGAGGAATTACGCAGGGACAGCAGACGTCAAGAGTCATTCAGTCGAATTGGTGATTATTCACCGGAACAATTACAATGGATGGTTGACGTTATTGCCCGTGTATCCGGTATCCCTAACACGACCTTGTTTTACAAGTTGGGACGTCATGTTGCAAAGTATATATTGGTATGCGCGTTGACGGATGAACGATTGGTTACCCCGCAGTCCGCATTCGATTTTTTTGTAAACTCCAACAACTACGTCTTGGAACGTTTCTTCTATATGCCCGCAGACAATGAAGTGGTTCGTCAGTGGCTAAAAGCGGACGACGATATCCTTTTGTGCTCAAACCACCTTGAAGATGACGACACGCTCAAGTTAACGTTTAATGCGAACTACCCTGCGGAATTCCACCGTTTCGTCGAAGGATACACTTCTTTTCCAATTGAATTTTTTGGCGAATCGATACGTGCCGACGAATGGCGTTATTCAAGCGATGACTCTACTACAATGACGCTGGTACTGAGAAGACACGGATCCGGTTTACGGCCTGACTTGAAGGATCGTATCGAGGAGCTGTGCCGCAATATGAAACCTGATCCGAATGCTTTCTACCGGCATACGGACGATGTAGTTCAGTTGAAACATCTACTTGTACGCGCCTACAGTTCACGAAACTCCGTGGAGCAAATCGCGGAGGACAAAACGCGCGAATTATATCAGTATCTTTCGGCAGTGACAACAGCCCGTAATGAAGCAATTCGCGCCAATCAAGTGAAGAGTCAATTTCTTGCAAATATGAGTCACGAGCTGCGTACACCGCTTAATGCGATTATTGGTTACAGTGAAATGCTTCTGGAGGAGGCCGAGGACACCGGGCAAGTCTCATTCGCGGACGACCTCAAAAAGATTAAGACAGCTGGGCAACATTTACTTAGCCTTATAAACGATATTCTCGATATCTCAAAGATAGAATCCGGGAAAATTGAAATGTACATCGAGACGGTCGATGTCAATGAATTGATCTCGAACATTTCTTCAACCATCGCACCTGTTGTCGAGAAAAATGGCAATCACCTAGTTGTTGAATGTCCAGATGATTTAGGCCACATTGACGTGGACCTAACCAAGATTCAGCAGATTCTATTGAATCTCCTAAGCAACGCAAGTAAATTCACCACGAATGGGACTGTATCTCTTCATGTAGGGATGGAGCCCCAAGCTGTCGGGGCGCTTTTGACATTCTCGGTACGGGATACCGGGATCGGTATGGAACCAGAGCAACTGGAAAAGATTTTTGATGCATTTAGCCAGGCTGATGCGTCAACCACGCGCAAGTACGGTGGGACGGG
This is a stretch of genomic DNA from Alicyclobacillus dauci. It encodes these proteins:
- a CDS encoding ATP-binding response regulator, which translates into the protein MSNVRGELFVLMRDLVQAEYPDFIQSVIEELRRDSRRQESFSRIGDYSPEQLQWMVDVIARVSGIPNTTLFYKLGRHVAKYILVCALTDERLVTPQSAFDFFVNSNNYVLERFFYMPADNEVVRQWLKADDDILLCSNHLEDDDTLKLTFNANYPAEFHRFVEGYTSFPIEFFGESIRADEWRYSSDDSTTMTLVLRRHGSGLRPDLKDRIEELCRNMKPDPNAFYRHTDDVVQLKHLLVRAYSSRNSVEQIAEDKTRELYQYLSAVTTARNEAIRANQVKSQFLANMSHELRTPLNAIIGYSEMLLEEAEDTGQVSFADDLKKIKTAGQHLLSLINDILDISKIESGKIEMYIETVDVNELISNISSTIAPVVEKNGNHLVVECPDDLGHIDVDLTKIQQILLNLLSNASKFTTNGTVSLHVGMEPQAVGALLTFSVRDTGIGMEPEQLEKIFDAFSQADASTTRKYGGTGLGLAISRRFAQMMGGDIKVQSEVGVGSEFILELPVNRSVPEVITTVDVPQDVNGKTVLVVDDDQGVLDLMRRFLVREGYGVLTCSNGLEAIALAKQVKPDVIVLDLMMPGVDGWTVLSALKKDDETVHIPVLIQSFTDTDKNLGFAMGAVEYLTKPIDRERVLSVLRKHAATPVSKTLLVVEDDDMSREMVQKLLGREGYRVIEAENGREAVETLRELGTDLPDAILLDLMMPIMDGFELLDILHDDEKWRSIPVVVLTARELTDEEREYLHKRTLQVLQKANTRASQILDALAKRLLAI
- a CDS encoding DHA2 family efflux MFS transporter permease subunit; amino-acid sequence: MNNVESSTNSSVRVGPIFGVMIAGAFVAFLNQTLINVALPQIMERLQISATTADWLTTIFMLVNGIVIPITAFLIERFTTRQLYTASMGLFTLGTLVCGIAPNFGVILVGRVVQAAGAGILFPLVTNVIFTLFPAERRGMAMGIFGVAINFAPAIGPTLSGWVVQSHSWRVLFFIIFPIALIDVIVALFLVKNVSETSRPKLDTLGVILSTVGFGGLLYGFAMAGTKGWGSTDVLTFFIAGGVAIALFLWRQMVVGHPILEFRIFRYKMFSLTTVINVVVTMAMFAGMILMPIYMQTVRGFSPILSGLMLLPGGIIMGIMSPITGRLFDKIGARWLSVVGLAITVLTTYALARLQVNTSFTYVTVVYTARMFGMSILMMPIFTAGLNELPLTLNRYGTAMVNTLRMMAGAMGMAFFVSIMTNRAKTHTQDLMLKEHVASTDKVHMMIAANHGMVMAINDAFFVATTLSLFAFALSFFIRKTSPMEDTISNRPRKARVSRSAHHSLAIEK
- a CDS encoding alpha/beta-type small acid-soluble spore protein; translated protein: MTNNNQKLVSNAARALEQMKYEIASEFGVQLGAETTARQNGSVGGEITKRLVAFAEQSLSGK
- a CDS encoding ATP-binding protein, whose translation is MLDGQALDILQRIVQSRRVKNATNKALKLLVDTIDVNTFFIAVSDGVKNQVIQAYNRNSILVRENANLPLTNSHYNLDCRKDLSSLHINEPREHPGTAVVPFAISLAEGNAVVAPILPEGHDVFGTLCVLDKNPLSLSDAHLELLSFVADMIGNAIDIEVAHYKNTHIHSILQALFKNNPNAVLLFNGEGLVDDVNPACLELFGPFNSNNPLYEYLANIKSRHVETNGPALELKLPDKHGNLLDCLVSILTLSNLELKEGFCVIVQDISAVKRLNDVYSTTERLSTLGQLAAGIAHDIRNPVTIAKGFAQLLLESNLSSQQTSYVELIHSSVQQVENIVTEFLEIGKPHATNMQLCNIAKLLDAVVNMLNAEAALMNVSMFVSKLSNEMIVLGSEHQLKQVLLNVLKNAIEASPKDSYIEIGLSYESEGRISISIKDNGNGIPEHILGRIGEPFFTTKEKGTGLGLLVCRKIVEAHNGVLKLSNNKLGGATVNVVLPEYHRKPGEFKI